A stretch of Nitrospirota bacterium DNA encodes these proteins:
- a CDS encoding cytochrome bc complex cytochrome b subunit, whose amino-acid sequence MVKKILDWLEERVQYRELIETHLTGYMVPANLSVWYSMGAVLLTVLGIQFATGILLLAYYIPHTSLAFESVMNITGKISFGWLIRRTHAIAANLFILVLMLHMLSTLIMGSYKKPREIQWISGVVLFGLGLMACLSGYLLPWSQLSYWATTVATNSAGSVPVIGDDIVRWIRGGDRVDQMTLGRFYALHVSVLPPLFAMIVAAHLFFMRRAGISAPPGIPKDQVKKVPFFPHFALEDLRVVYFFLALLFFGVFFTPQISFPPDAMEPADPLFTPPHIKPEWYFLANYQMLKIIPNEFLGVAAQGLAGLAILLLPFIDRNPERRPLKRPLFLAAVFAGLASFVGLTVWGHLS is encoded by the coding sequence ATGGTGAAAAAGATCCTCGACTGGCTTGAAGAGCGCGTTCAATACCGGGAACTCATCGAGACTCATCTCACGGGCTACATGGTTCCGGCGAACCTCAGCGTCTGGTACTCCATGGGGGCCGTCCTCCTCACCGTGCTGGGCATTCAGTTCGCCACCGGGATTCTCCTGCTCGCGTACTACATCCCCCACACGTCGCTCGCGTTCGAGAGCGTCATGAATATCACCGGCAAGATCTCGTTCGGATGGCTCATCCGGAGAACGCACGCGATCGCCGCGAATCTCTTCATCCTCGTCCTCATGCTCCACATGCTGAGCACCCTCATCATGGGCTCCTACAAGAAACCGCGCGAGATCCAGTGGATCAGCGGCGTGGTCCTGTTCGGATTGGGCCTCATGGCCTGCCTCTCGGGCTACCTCCTGCCGTGGAGTCAGCTTTCGTACTGGGCGACGACAGTAGCGACGAACTCCGCCGGATCGGTGCCCGTGATCGGCGACGATATCGTCCGATGGATCCGCGGGGGGGACCGCGTCGATCAGATGACTCTCGGCCGTTTCTACGCGCTCCACGTTTCGGTTCTCCCGCCGCTCTTCGCGATGATCGTGGCCGCCCACCTCTTCTTTATGCGGCGCGCCGGGATTTCCGCCCCGCCGGGCATTCCCAAGGACCAGGTGAAGAAGGTTCCGTTCTTCCCTCATTTCGCGCTGGAAGACCTCCGCGTGGTCTACTTCTTTCTTGCGTTGCTCTTCTTCGGCGTTTTCTTCACCCCGCAGATCAGCTTCCCGCCGGATGCCATGGAGCCGGCCGATCCCCTATTTACGCCGCCCCACATCAAGCCGGAATGGTACTTCCTGGCGAACTACCAGATGCTCAAAATCATTCCCAATGAGTTCCTGGGAGTGGCCGCGCAGGGACTGGCCGGACTTGCGATCCTGCTCCTTCCGTTTATCGACCGTAATCCGGAAAGGCGGCCGCTGAAGCGTCCGCTGTTCCTCGCTGCCGTTTTCGCCGGGCTGGCTTC
- a CDS encoding Rieske 2Fe-2S domain-containing protein — protein sequence MTRRGFFDTLTQAVGWITGLAFVAPVAAYFFPKPSAKGDNTLTNLDGEPIRAEEVVREGARTGLAFGEPTLVVHHGGEWRGFSAVCPHLGCIVRWQKAEGKILCPCHAAKFDSNGNRISGPPPRGLTRYRVEVVEDSVRLFEA from the coding sequence ATGACCCGAAGAGGGTTTTTCGACACCTTGACTCAAGCCGTGGGCTGGATCACGGGTCTTGCATTCGTCGCTCCGGTGGCCGCGTACTTCTTTCCCAAACCCTCGGCGAAGGGTGACAACACCCTCACCAACCTGGACGGTGAACCCATCCGGGCGGAGGAGGTTGTGCGGGAAGGGGCGCGAACCGGACTGGCCTTCGGCGAACCGACGCTCGTCGTCCATCACGGAGGCGAGTGGAGGGGCTTCAGCGCCGTCTGCCCCCACCTCGGCTGCATCGTCCGCTGGCAGAAGGCCGAAGGCAAGATCCTGTGTCCTTGTCACGCCGCAAAGTTTGACAGCAACGGAAACCGAATCTCCGGACCGCCGCCCCGCGGCCTCACACGCTACCGCGTGGAAGTCGTGGAAGACTCGGTCCGGTTGTTCGAGGCGTGA